From a single Apium graveolens cultivar Ventura chromosome 2, ASM990537v1, whole genome shotgun sequence genomic region:
- the LOC141706196 gene encoding F-box protein PP2-A13-like, translating to MGSGFSCSYLDDEKGLDHGGSSRTGLEGVPEMCLAVILGYLEPPEICKSAMLNKTFHRASSADFVWESKLPDNYQILFNKLKTSSSTSFNNFIKKDIYAFLSAPNRFGPGFTKEVWLEKKKGGVCISISWKGLKITGIDDRRYWNHLSSDESRFKSIAYLQQTWWLEVAGDLEFEFPAGIYSLFFRLQLSGAPKGHERRGTASKTVHGWDIKPVHFKLSTSDDQHAVTSCHLSKLNTWVYHHVGDFLVQNSNVATKIKFSMSQIDCTHTKGGLCLDSVFICPSELGQRIKKY from the exons ATGGGAAGTGGATTTTCATGTTCTTATTTGGATGATGAGAAAGGCCTTGATCATGGTGGCTCCTCGAGGACCGGACTTGAAGGCGTACCAGAGATGTGCTTGGCTGTGATTCTCGGGTACTTGGAGCCCCCGGAAATATGTAAATCAGCCATGTTGAACAAAACATTTCACAGGGCCTCTTCTGCAGACTTTGTATGGGAATCCAAGTTGCCTGATAACTATCAGATTCTTTTCAACAAACTTAAGACTAGTTCTAGTACTAGTTTCAACAATTTCATCAAGAAGGACATTTATGCTTTCTTATCCGCTCCTAATCGCTTTGGTCCCGGATTTACCAAG GAGGTTTGGTTGGAGAAGAAAAAAGGAGGGGTGTGCATTTCAATATCATGGAAAGGATTAAAGATAACCGGTATAGATGATCGGAGATACTGGAATCATCTCTCTTCTGATGAATCTAG ATTTAAATCAATTGCATATCTCCAACAAACATGGTGGTTGGAAGTTGCTGGAGATCTTGAATTTGAGTTTCCTGCAGGAATTTACAGTCTATTCTTTCGACTTCAGCTTAGCGGTGCCCCGAAAGGGCACGAAAGGCGGGGCACAGCCTCCAAAACAGTGCACGGTTGGGACATTAAGCCCGTGCACTTTAAGTTATCCACTTCAGATGATCAACACGCCGTTACCAGTTGCCATTTAAGCAAACTAAACACATGGGTTTATCATCATGTCGGAGATTTTCTGGTACAAAATTCAAATGTAGCAACGAAGATCAAGTTTTCAATGTCACAGATAGATTGTACACACACTAAAGGTGGCTTATGCTTGGACTCTGTCTTCATTTGCCCTAGTGAGCTTGGTCAGAGAATAAAGAAATATTAG
- the LOC141708182 gene encoding DNA-directed RNA polymerases II, IV and V subunit 6A-like: MADEDFEMDGGYEDEPMEPELDEGAEEDVDTDANKDDDIADPLLADGEEKQAEEPVERPRKTSKYMTKYERARILGTRALQISMNAPVMVELEGETDPLEIAMKELRSRKIPFTIRRYLPDGSYEDWGVDELIVEDSWKRQVGGD, encoded by the exons ATGGCCGACGAAGATTTTGAAATGGACGGAGG ATATGAGGATGAGCCGATGGAGCCGGAGCTTGAC GAAGGAGCAGAGGAGGATGTTGACACAGATGCTAATAAAGATGATGACATTGCTGATCCTCTGTTAGCTGATGGTGAAGAAAAACAGGCTGAGGAACCGGTGGAACGGCCTCGGAAAACATCAAAGTATATGACTAAGTATGAACGTGCAAGAATCCTAGGGACTCGTGCACTGCAGATAAG CATGAATGCTCCTGTGATGGTTGAGTTGGAGGGTGAAACTGATCCACTTGAG ATTGCCATGAAGGAGCTGCGATCCAGGAAGATACCTTTCACCATTAGACGTTACCTGCCTGATGGAAG TTATGAAGACTGGGGAGTAGATGAATTGATTGTGGAAGATTCATGGAAGAGACAAGTTGGGGGCGATTAA